A genome region from Geodermatophilus bullaregiensis includes the following:
- a CDS encoding FHA domain-containing protein, whose translation MPDRCEVLPGDAVVARRGGGLLWVDAPGSPALVAALHACLGIAGPGADRVLAAVATQTASLGGGSASFALVLVDSAGGSGTGVALWSGKGQPAVDGVPVSGQPVDGGCSIAAGFPLGATLYVGPGQAAPQMPPGVAYDLTEGTVPGSGAMLQLAASAHVSAAVPPATAASSPFTAGSDAGFAGAASYGSTGGSSASGVAARTDDGGEETAFWKPDAASAPVLRFDDGLVVTVDEDLVLGRRPDSHELVTSGTARPVPIADTQNVLSSAHAAIQRSGGEVSLTDLGSLNGTHVAGPEATEWTQLEPGVAHPLSDGDRLLLGWTVITYEVPQD comes from the coding sequence ATGCCCGACCGCTGTGAAGTCCTGCCCGGAGACGCCGTCGTCGCCCGACGCGGCGGGGGTCTGCTCTGGGTGGACGCTCCCGGTTCGCCCGCCCTCGTCGCCGCGCTGCACGCCTGCCTCGGCATCGCGGGTCCCGGCGCCGACCGCGTCCTGGCGGCCGTCGCCACCCAGACCGCCTCGCTCGGGGGTGGCTCGGCGTCCTTCGCGCTCGTCCTCGTCGACTCGGCGGGGGGCTCGGGCACCGGCGTCGCGCTGTGGTCGGGCAAGGGCCAGCCGGCCGTCGACGGCGTCCCGGTGTCGGGCCAGCCGGTCGACGGCGGGTGCAGCATCGCCGCGGGCTTCCCGCTCGGCGCCACGCTCTACGTCGGCCCCGGCCAGGCCGCGCCGCAGATGCCGCCGGGTGTCGCCTACGACCTCACCGAGGGCACCGTCCCCGGCTCCGGAGCGATGCTGCAGCTCGCGGCGTCCGCGCACGTCTCCGCCGCCGTCCCCCCGGCCACCGCCGCGTCGTCGCCGTTCACCGCCGGCTCCGACGCCGGGTTCGCCGGCGCCGCGTCCTACGGCTCGACCGGTGGCTCGTCGGCGTCCGGCGTGGCGGCGCGCACCGACGACGGCGGCGAGGAGACGGCGTTCTGGAAGCCCGACGCCGCCTCGGCGCCGGTGCTGCGCTTCGACGACGGCCTGGTCGTGACCGTCGACGAGGACCTCGTCCTCGGCCGCCGTCCCGACAGCCACGAACTGGTCACCAGCGGCACCGCTCGCCCGGTGCCCATCGCCGACACCCAGAACGTGCTCTCCTCCGCGCACGCGGCCATCCAGCGCAGCGGCGGCGAGGTCAGCCTCACCGACCTCGGCTCGCTCAACGGCACGCACGTCGCCGGCCCGGAGGCCACCGAGTGGACCCAGCTCGAGCCCGGCGTCGCCCACCCGCTCTCCGACGGTGACCGCCTGCTCCTGGGCTGGACGGTCATCACCTACGAGGTCCCGCAGGACTAG
- a CDS encoding ABC transporter ATP-binding protein: MSSSAVPDHPAGPDSVVEMHGVDVVRGQTHLLREVDWTVLPDQRWVVLGPNGAGKTTLLQLAGAHVHPTRGEVRLLGETLGAVDVFELRPRIGLTSAALAQRIEPGERTGDVVVSAGYAVVGRWRERYDIHDLSRAAVLMQQWGVAGIAHRPFGTLSEGERKRAQIARALMPDPELLLLDEPGAGLDLGGREDLLGRLSDLARHAHAPAQVLVTHHVEEIPSGYTHALLLRGGEVVAVGPVDGVLTAEALSETFGLPLALERTDGRYTARRRG, translated from the coding sequence GTGTCGAGCAGCGCGGTCCCCGACCACCCCGCCGGACCTGACTCGGTCGTCGAGATGCACGGCGTGGACGTCGTCCGCGGCCAGACGCACCTCCTGCGGGAGGTGGACTGGACCGTCCTGCCCGACCAGCGGTGGGTCGTCCTCGGCCCCAACGGCGCCGGCAAGACGACGCTGCTGCAGCTGGCCGGCGCGCACGTGCACCCGACCCGCGGCGAGGTCCGGCTGCTGGGCGAGACGCTCGGCGCCGTCGACGTGTTCGAGCTGCGCCCGCGGATCGGCCTGACCAGCGCGGCGCTGGCCCAGCGGATCGAGCCGGGGGAGCGGACCGGCGACGTCGTCGTCTCCGCGGGGTACGCCGTCGTCGGCCGCTGGCGGGAGCGCTACGACATCCACGACCTGTCCCGCGCCGCCGTCCTCATGCAGCAGTGGGGCGTCGCCGGCATCGCGCACCGACCCTTCGGCACGCTGAGCGAGGGCGAGCGCAAGCGGGCCCAGATCGCCCGCGCGCTCATGCCCGACCCCGAGCTGCTGCTGCTCGACGAGCCCGGCGCCGGCCTGGACCTCGGCGGGCGCGAGGACCTCCTCGGCCGGCTGTCCGACCTCGCCCGCCACGCCCACGCGCCGGCCCAGGTGCTGGTCACCCACCACGTCGAGGAGATCCCGTCGGGCTACACCCACGCGCTGCTGCTGCGCGGCGGCGAGGTGGTCGCCGTGGGACCGGTCGACGGCGTGCTGACCGCCGAGGCGCTGTCGGAGACCTTCGGCCTGCCGCTGGCGCTCGAGCGCACCGACGGCCGCTACACCGCCCGCCGCCGCGGTTAG
- a CDS encoding ABC transporter substrate-binding protein, giving the protein MRRPATPTPRTAAVLAAATLLLAACGGGDDGGSGGGSGGGSDAASARSAEDLGGMDALVEAAQAEGELNVIALPPDWANYGEIISTFEEEYGITVNSASPDGSSQDELNAVESQRGQDRAPDVLDLGTAFARQAQAQDFLAPYQVATWDEIPEGQKDPDGHWYNDYGGYISIGCNATVIAECPTTFADLLDPQYAGQVALNGNPTQAAAAFSGVWAASLANGGSLDDIGPGIDFFAQVKQVGNFNPVEITPATIQSGETPLAIDWDYNNAALTPTLAEQGVEWQVAVPSDGLFGSYYSQAISAYAPHPAAARLWQEFLYSDEGQNLYLAGGARPVRLPSMQEAGTADAEALAALPAVEGTAEFPTQEQESAAQQVVATRWNQEISG; this is encoded by the coding sequence GTGCGACGCCCTGCCACCCCCACCCCGAGGACGGCGGCCGTGCTGGCCGCCGCGACCCTGTTGCTGGCCGCCTGCGGCGGGGGTGACGACGGCGGCTCGGGCGGCGGCAGCGGCGGGGGCTCCGACGCGGCGAGCGCCCGCTCGGCGGAGGACCTCGGCGGCATGGACGCCCTGGTGGAGGCCGCGCAGGCCGAGGGCGAGCTGAACGTCATCGCGCTGCCGCCGGACTGGGCGAACTACGGCGAGATCATCTCCACCTTCGAGGAGGAGTACGGGATCACCGTCAACAGCGCCTCGCCCGACGGGTCCAGCCAGGACGAGCTCAACGCCGTCGAGAGCCAGCGCGGGCAGGACCGTGCCCCCGACGTCCTCGACCTCGGTACCGCGTTCGCCCGCCAGGCGCAGGCGCAGGACTTCCTGGCGCCCTACCAGGTGGCGACCTGGGACGAGATCCCCGAGGGGCAGAAGGACCCCGACGGCCACTGGTACAACGACTACGGCGGCTACATCTCCATCGGCTGCAACGCCACGGTGATCGCCGAGTGCCCGACCACCTTCGCCGACCTGCTCGACCCGCAGTACGCCGGCCAGGTGGCGCTCAACGGCAACCCGACCCAGGCCGCGGCCGCCTTCTCCGGCGTCTGGGCGGCCTCGCTCGCCAACGGCGGCAGCCTCGACGACATCGGCCCGGGCATCGACTTCTTCGCCCAGGTCAAGCAGGTCGGCAACTTCAACCCGGTGGAGATCACCCCGGCCACCATCCAGAGCGGCGAGACGCCGCTGGCCATCGACTGGGACTACAACAACGCCGCCCTGACCCCCACGCTGGCCGAGCAGGGCGTCGAGTGGCAGGTCGCCGTCCCCTCCGACGGGCTCTTCGGCAGCTACTACAGCCAGGCGATCAGCGCCTACGCCCCGCACCCGGCGGCCGCGCGGCTGTGGCAGGAGTTCCTCTACAGCGACGAGGGCCAGAACCTGTACCTGGCCGGTGGCGCCCGGCCGGTCCGGCTGCCGTCGATGCAGGAGGCCGGCACCGCCGACGCCGAGGCGCTGGCCGCCCTGCCGGCGGTCGAGGGCACCGCGGAGTTCCCGACGCAGGAGCAGGAGAGCGCCGCCCAGCAGGTGGTCGCGACCCGCTGGAACCAGGAGATCTCCGGCTGA
- the glgP gene encoding alpha-glucan family phosphorylase, which yields MRALRRFTVRAALPEALTPLSQLVMNLRWSWHAETRDLFEALDPELWQACGNDPVKVLGEVSAERLATLSRDRRFLRHLQDAVDDLEDYLSSAHWYQSLGPDAPRSIAYFSAEFGITEVLPQYSGGLGILAGDHLKAASDLGVPLIGVGLLYRAGYFEQGLSADGWQLERYPSLDPHGLPVKLLRQPDGSAVVVSVPLPEGRTLHAHVYRAQVGRVSLLLLDSDIEENAPAERGVTDRLYGGDEDHRLRQEMLLGIGGVRALRAYCQLTGTPQPEVFHANEGHAGFQGVERIRELTESHGLSFAEALQAVRAGTVFTTHTPVPAGIDRFPRALIERYFAGFGVPLEHLIPLGSEDDPSKFNMAHMGLRLGQRANGVSQLHGHVSRSMFSDLWPGFDQGDVPIGSITNGVHAPTWTARELIELGTQTSSEGDPFEGQGPASFDGVDRIPSGELWTTRRMLRGRLVDEVRRRLRETALSRGAAEAEVGWTDSAFDPDVLTIGFARRVPSYKRLTLMLRDPERLRALLLDPDRPVQLVIAGKSHPADDGGKQLIQQMVKFADDPAIRHRIAFLPGYDIGMARYLYWGCDVWLNNPLRPLEACGTSGMKAALNGGLNLSIRDGWWDEWFDGQNGWSIPTADGVTDHDRRDDVEARAIYDLLSTQVVPRFYETDRDGVPSRWVEMVRHTLRETGPKVLATRMVRDYVERLYVPAVGSARTMADGGYAPARDEAQWRARLQENWSGVRVAHVEATSGGDTPEIGSTLALRAEVELPHLTPGDIEVQAAYGRVDDADGLHEVTTVPMEHEHTEGSRHWFTATVPLERTGAFGYTVRVLPHSEHLADPAELGLVRSA from the coding sequence GTGCGAGCACTGCGTAGGTTCACCGTCCGGGCGGCCCTCCCCGAGGCCCTGACACCCCTCTCCCAGTTGGTGATGAACCTCCGCTGGTCGTGGCACGCGGAGACCCGCGACCTGTTCGAGGCGCTGGACCCCGAGCTCTGGCAGGCCTGCGGCAACGACCCGGTCAAGGTCCTCGGTGAGGTGTCGGCCGAGCGGCTGGCCACCCTGTCGCGCGACCGCCGGTTCCTGCGCCACCTCCAGGACGCCGTCGACGACCTCGAGGACTACCTGTCCTCCGCGCACTGGTACCAGTCGCTGGGGCCGGACGCGCCGCGCAGCATCGCCTACTTCTCCGCCGAGTTCGGCATCACCGAGGTGCTGCCGCAGTACTCCGGCGGCCTGGGCATCCTCGCCGGCGACCACCTCAAGGCCGCCTCCGACCTCGGTGTGCCGCTGATCGGCGTCGGCCTGCTCTACCGCGCCGGCTACTTCGAGCAGGGCCTGTCCGCCGACGGCTGGCAGCTGGAGCGCTACCCGTCGCTGGACCCGCACGGCCTGCCGGTCAAGCTGCTGCGCCAGCCCGACGGCTCGGCCGTCGTCGTCAGCGTGCCGCTGCCCGAGGGGCGCACCCTGCACGCCCACGTGTACCGGGCCCAGGTGGGCCGGGTCTCGCTGCTGCTGCTCGACAGCGACATCGAGGAGAACGCGCCGGCCGAGCGGGGCGTCACCGACCGGCTCTACGGCGGCGACGAGGACCACCGGCTGCGCCAGGAGATGCTGCTCGGCATCGGCGGCGTCCGGGCGCTGCGGGCCTACTGCCAGCTCACCGGCACCCCGCAGCCGGAGGTCTTCCACGCCAACGAGGGCCACGCCGGCTTCCAGGGCGTCGAGCGGATCCGCGAGCTCACCGAGTCCCACGGCCTGTCCTTCGCCGAGGCGCTGCAGGCCGTCCGCGCCGGCACGGTGTTCACCACCCACACGCCGGTGCCCGCGGGCATCGACCGCTTCCCCCGGGCGCTGATCGAGCGCTACTTCGCCGGCTTCGGCGTCCCGCTCGAGCACCTGATCCCGCTCGGCTCCGAGGACGACCCGTCGAAGTTCAACATGGCGCACATGGGCCTGCGGCTGGGCCAGCGCGCCAACGGGGTCAGCCAGCTGCACGGGCACGTCAGCCGGTCGATGTTCAGCGACCTGTGGCCGGGCTTCGACCAGGGCGACGTCCCGATCGGCTCGATCACCAACGGCGTCCACGCGCCGACGTGGACCGCCCGCGAGCTGATCGAGCTCGGCACGCAGACCTCCAGCGAGGGCGACCCGTTCGAGGGCCAGGGGCCGGCGTCCTTCGACGGCGTCGACCGCATCCCCTCCGGCGAGCTGTGGACCACCCGCCGGATGCTGCGCGGGCGGCTCGTCGACGAGGTGCGCCGGCGGCTGCGGGAGACCGCGCTGTCCCGGGGCGCGGCCGAGGCCGAGGTCGGCTGGACCGACTCCGCCTTCGACCCCGACGTCCTCACCATCGGCTTCGCCCGCCGCGTGCCGTCCTACAAGCGGCTCACCCTCATGCTGCGCGACCCCGAGCGCCTCCGGGCGCTGCTGCTCGACCCCGACCGGCCGGTGCAGCTGGTCATCGCCGGCAAGAGCCACCCGGCCGACGACGGCGGCAAGCAGCTCATCCAGCAGATGGTCAAGTTCGCCGACGACCCGGCCATCCGGCACCGGATCGCGTTCCTGCCCGGCTACGACATCGGCATGGCCCGCTACCTGTACTGGGGCTGCGACGTCTGGCTGAACAACCCGCTGCGGCCGCTGGAGGCCTGCGGCACCTCCGGGATGAAGGCGGCGCTCAACGGCGGGCTCAACCTCTCCATCCGCGACGGCTGGTGGGACGAGTGGTTCGACGGGCAGAACGGCTGGTCGATCCCCACCGCCGACGGCGTCACCGACCACGACCGCCGCGACGACGTCGAGGCCCGGGCCATCTACGACCTGCTGAGCACCCAGGTGGTGCCGCGGTTCTACGAGACCGACCGCGACGGCGTCCCCAGCCGCTGGGTCGAGATGGTGCGGCACACCCTGCGCGAGACCGGCCCGAAGGTGCTGGCCACCCGGATGGTGCGCGACTACGTCGAGCGCCTGTACGTGCCGGCGGTCGGCTCGGCGCGGACCATGGCCGACGGCGGTTACGCCCCGGCGCGCGACGAGGCGCAGTGGCGGGCGCGGCTGCAGGAGAACTGGAGCGGCGTGCGGGTCGCGCACGTCGAGGCCACCAGCGGCGGCGACACCCCGGAGATCGGCTCGACGCTGGCGCTGCGCGCGGAGGTCGAGCTGCCGCACCTGACCCCCGGCGACATCGAGGTGCAGGCGGCCTACGGGCGGGTCGACGACGCCGACGGTCTGCACGAGGTGACCACGGTGCCCATGGAGCACGAGCACACCGAGGGTTCCCGGCACTGGTTCACCGCCACGGTGCCGCTCGAGCGCACCGGCGCCTTCGGGTACACGGTGCGGGTGCTGCCGCACTCCGAGCACCTGGCCGACCCCGCCGAGCTGGGGCTCGTCCGCAGCGCCTGA
- a CDS encoding alpha-1,4-glucan--maltose-1-phosphate maltosyltransferase yields MTRRTDLRLGITDVAPVVSCGSFSARAVVGEHLPVTATVFREGHDAVAADVVWTAPDGTRGPFTRMRRYGDQPDRWITTVVPDREGRWTFRVEAWSDPLATWHHAVEVKIEAGQGAGELANDLEEGARLLERVAADADAEWSGRLTEAAAALRDDSRDLHDRVAPALTASLQRHLDEHPVRELVTPSPEYEVWVDRPRALYGSWYEFFPRSEGPVVGGTATHGTFATAADRLPAVADMGFDVVYLPPVHPIGKVNRKGPNTAVYPGGNPHEIGPDDVGSPWAIGSDEGGHDAVHPQLGTMEDFRAFVDRTRELGMEVALDLALQAAPDHPWVKSHPEWFTTKPDGTIAYAENPPKKYQDIYPVNFDNDPEGLCAEVLRVVRVWMDAGVRVFRVDNPHTKPLDFWYWLIWQVKETDPDVLFLAEAFTRPAMMHQLARLGFTQSYTYFTWRTARGEIEDYGRELAANAHYMRPNFFVNTPDILHESLQYGGPPMFKIRAVLASMLSPTWGVYSGFELYEHVAVRPGSEEYLDSEKYQLRPRDWAGAEASGRTLAPYLRRLNEIRRQHPALQQLRTLTFHPVDNPNLLCFSKTDPGSQDAVLVVVTLDSHDRQIGTTSLDLPVLGLDWHERFGVTDELTGAQYGWGQFNYVELDPYREPAHVFSLALPRQVTWPPTAR; encoded by the coding sequence ATGACTCGCCGCACTGACCTCCGCCTCGGCATCACCGATGTCGCCCCCGTCGTGTCCTGCGGGTCGTTCTCCGCCCGCGCCGTGGTCGGCGAGCACCTGCCGGTCACCGCCACCGTGTTCCGCGAGGGCCACGACGCCGTCGCGGCCGACGTCGTCTGGACCGCTCCCGACGGCACGCGTGGACCGTTCACCCGCATGCGCCGCTACGGCGACCAGCCCGACCGGTGGATCACCACCGTCGTCCCGGACCGGGAGGGCCGCTGGACCTTCCGGGTCGAGGCCTGGAGCGACCCGCTGGCCACCTGGCACCACGCGGTCGAGGTGAAGATCGAGGCCGGGCAGGGCGCCGGCGAGCTGGCCAACGACCTCGAGGAGGGCGCCCGGCTGCTCGAGCGGGTCGCCGCCGACGCCGACGCCGAGTGGTCCGGCCGGCTCACCGAGGCCGCCGCCGCGCTGCGCGACGACTCGCGCGACCTGCACGACCGGGTGGCCCCGGCGCTGACCGCCTCGCTGCAGCGCCACCTCGACGAGCACCCGGTCCGCGAGCTGGTCACGCCCTCGCCCGAGTACGAGGTGTGGGTCGACCGCCCGCGCGCCCTGTACGGCTCCTGGTACGAGTTCTTCCCCCGCTCGGAGGGCCCGGTGGTCGGCGGCACCGCGACGCACGGCACCTTCGCGACGGCGGCCGACCGGCTGCCCGCCGTCGCCGACATGGGCTTCGACGTCGTCTACCTGCCGCCGGTCCACCCGATCGGGAAGGTCAACCGCAAGGGGCCCAACACCGCCGTCTACCCCGGCGGCAACCCGCACGAGATCGGCCCGGACGACGTCGGCTCGCCCTGGGCGATCGGCAGCGACGAGGGCGGCCACGACGCCGTGCACCCGCAGCTGGGCACCATGGAGGACTTCCGCGCCTTCGTCGACCGCACCCGCGAGCTCGGCATGGAGGTGGCGCTGGACCTCGCACTGCAGGCCGCGCCCGACCACCCGTGGGTGAAGAGCCACCCGGAGTGGTTCACCACCAAGCCCGACGGCACGATCGCCTACGCGGAGAACCCGCCGAAGAAGTACCAGGACATCTACCCGGTCAACTTCGACAACGACCCCGAGGGCCTCTGCGCCGAGGTGCTGCGGGTCGTGCGCGTGTGGATGGACGCCGGGGTGCGCGTCTTCCGCGTCGACAACCCGCACACCAAGCCGCTGGACTTCTGGTACTGGCTGATCTGGCAGGTCAAGGAGACCGACCCGGACGTGCTCTTCCTCGCCGAGGCCTTCACCCGGCCGGCGATGATGCACCAGCTGGCGCGGCTGGGGTTCACGCAGTCCTACACGTACTTCACCTGGCGGACGGCGCGCGGCGAGATCGAGGACTACGGCCGCGAGCTGGCCGCCAACGCGCACTACATGCGCCCCAACTTCTTCGTGAACACCCCGGACATCCTCCACGAGAGCCTGCAGTACGGCGGCCCGCCGATGTTCAAGATCCGGGCCGTGCTCGCGTCGATGCTGAGCCCCACCTGGGGCGTCTACTCCGGCTTCGAGCTCTACGAGCACGTGGCCGTGCGCCCGGGCAGCGAGGAGTACCTCGACAGCGAGAAGTACCAGCTGCGCCCGCGCGACTGGGCCGGCGCGGAGGCCTCCGGGCGGACGCTGGCGCCCTACCTGCGGCGGCTCAACGAGATCCGGCGGCAGCACCCGGCGCTGCAGCAGCTGCGGACGCTGACCTTCCACCCGGTCGACAACCCGAACCTGCTCTGCTTCTCCAAGACCGACCCGGGCTCGCAGGACGCCGTCCTCGTCGTCGTCACCCTGGACAGCCACGACCGGCAGATCGGGACGACGTCGCTGGACCTGCCGGTGCTCGGCCTGGACTGGCACGAGCGCTTCGGCGTCACCGACGAGCTCACCGGCGCCCAGTACGGGTGGGGGCAGTTCAACTACGTCGAGCTCGACCCCTACCGGGAGCCGGCGCACGTCTTCTCCCTCGCCCTGCCGCGACAGGTGACCTGGCCGCCCACGGCCCGCTGA
- a CDS encoding enoyl-CoA hydratase/isomerase family protein: MAAAPEFVTLSVEAGVGTIRLDRPKMNAIDEQLHQEVRAAALEAGERADVRAVVLYGGERVFAAGADIKAMSQLDGRSMVAWGRELTDSFTAVAHIPKPVIAAITGYALGGGYELALCADFRVMGAGAKVGQPEILLGVIPGAGGTQRLARLVGPAKAKDLVFTGRHVGAEEALEIGLADAVVPDDEVHGTAVAMARKFAAGPPLALAAAKRAIDDGLDLPLGEGLRLESRLFAELFDTEDQAEGMRSFLEQGPGKATFTGR; this comes from the coding sequence ATGGCAGCAGCCCCGGAGTTCGTGACCCTGTCGGTGGAGGCCGGGGTGGGCACCATCCGCCTCGACCGCCCGAAGATGAACGCGATCGACGAGCAGCTGCACCAGGAGGTCCGCGCGGCCGCGCTGGAGGCCGGCGAGCGGGCCGACGTGCGCGCCGTCGTCCTCTACGGCGGCGAGCGGGTGTTCGCCGCGGGCGCCGACATCAAGGCCATGTCCCAGCTCGACGGCCGGTCGATGGTCGCGTGGGGCCGGGAGCTGACCGACAGCTTCACCGCCGTGGCGCACATCCCGAAGCCGGTCATCGCCGCGATCACCGGCTACGCCCTCGGCGGCGGCTACGAGCTCGCGCTGTGCGCGGACTTCCGGGTCATGGGCGCCGGCGCGAAGGTCGGCCAGCCGGAGATCCTGCTCGGCGTGATCCCCGGCGCCGGCGGCACCCAGCGGCTCGCCCGCCTGGTCGGCCCGGCCAAGGCCAAGGACCTCGTCTTCACCGGCCGGCACGTCGGCGCCGAGGAGGCGCTGGAGATCGGCCTGGCCGACGCCGTCGTCCCCGACGACGAGGTGCACGGCACTGCCGTGGCCATGGCCCGCAAGTTCGCCGCCGGCCCCCCGCTGGCCCTGGCGGCGGCGAAGAGGGCCATCGACGACGGGCTCGACCTCCCGCTGGGGGAGGGCCTGCGGCTGGAGAGCCGGCTGTTCGCCGAGCTGTTCGACACCGAGGACCAGGCCGAGGGGATGCGCTCGTTCCTCGAGCAGGGCCCCGGCAAGGCCACCTTCACCGGCCGCTGA
- the glgX gene encoding glycogen debranching protein GlgX, giving the protein MRTPEDVEVWPGSSAPLGAHWDGTGTNFALWSAGATAVDLCLFDPDGTEHRHRLRETTHQVWHGRLPGVGPGQRYGYRVHGPYEPGAGARWNPAKLLLDPYTRAVDGELTLDPSLFGFPFEGGDAGAPDPRDSAPYVPRGVVVHDSFPWDGDRRPGTAWSDTVIYEVHVKGATMRHPDVPPALRGTYAGLAHPAFVEHLQSLGVTAVELLPVHHFVSEPHLLRRGLTNYWGYNTLGYFAPHAAYSSAGSGGAQVTEFKAMVKALHAAGIEVVLDVVYNHTAEGDHSGPTLSLKGIDNGGYYRLAGGNPARYTDYTGCGNTLDVRRPAVLALLMDSLRYWVTEMHVDGFRFDLASALARSFHDVDRLSAFFDVVHQDPVVSRVKLIAEPWDVGEGGYQVGNFPPLWTEWNGKYRDTVRDVWSGAHVGVRDLAYRLTGSSDLYRSDGRRPFASVNFVTAHDGFTLADLVTYERKRNEANGEDNRDGESHNRNWNCGVEGPTDDLDVQALRARQVRNLLATLLLSTGVPMLTAGDELGRTQGGNNNAYCQDTEVSWIDWARADGDLLAFVRRLVDLRRRSPVLRQEAFFEGHEIPGTALPGTHGTRDLAWFAPDGGQLTTADWFDTGLQTIGMYLDGRGIRHRDARGRPVVDDSYLVQLHAGPEPATVDLPGPPWSDGYEFVVSTEYPTGAPPRPAVVAPGSITVPPRTVWLLRVLRRT; this is encoded by the coding sequence GTGAGGACTCCCGAGGACGTCGAGGTCTGGCCCGGCTCGAGCGCCCCGCTGGGCGCGCACTGGGACGGCACCGGCACGAACTTCGCGCTGTGGTCGGCCGGCGCCACCGCCGTCGACCTGTGCCTGTTCGACCCCGACGGCACCGAGCACCGGCACCGGCTGCGGGAGACCACCCACCAGGTCTGGCACGGCCGGCTGCCCGGGGTCGGCCCCGGCCAGCGCTACGGCTACCGGGTGCACGGCCCCTACGAGCCCGGCGCCGGCGCCCGCTGGAACCCGGCGAAGCTGCTGCTGGACCCCTACACCCGCGCCGTCGACGGCGAGCTGACCCTGGACCCGTCGCTGTTCGGCTTCCCGTTCGAGGGCGGGGACGCCGGCGCGCCCGACCCGCGGGACTCCGCGCCGTACGTGCCGCGCGGCGTCGTCGTCCACGACTCCTTCCCGTGGGACGGCGACCGGCGGCCGGGCACCGCGTGGTCGGACACCGTCATCTACGAGGTGCACGTCAAGGGCGCGACCATGCGCCACCCCGACGTCCCGCCGGCGCTGCGCGGCACCTACGCGGGCCTGGCGCACCCGGCGTTCGTCGAGCACCTGCAGTCGCTGGGGGTCACCGCCGTCGAGCTGCTGCCGGTGCACCACTTCGTCAGCGAGCCGCACCTGCTGCGCCGCGGGCTGACCAACTACTGGGGCTACAACACCCTCGGCTACTTCGCCCCGCACGCCGCCTACAGCTCCGCCGGGTCGGGCGGCGCGCAGGTGACCGAGTTCAAGGCGATGGTCAAGGCGCTGCACGCCGCGGGCATCGAGGTGGTCCTCGACGTGGTCTACAACCACACGGCCGAGGGCGACCACAGCGGCCCGACGCTGTCGCTCAAGGGCATCGACAACGGCGGCTACTACCGGCTCGCCGGCGGCAACCCGGCCCGCTACACCGACTACACCGGCTGTGGGAACACCCTCGACGTCCGCCGTCCGGCGGTGCTGGCACTGCTCATGGACTCGCTGCGCTACTGGGTGACCGAGATGCACGTCGACGGCTTCCGCTTCGACCTCGCCAGCGCGCTGGCCCGCTCCTTCCACGACGTGGACCGGCTCTCGGCCTTCTTCGACGTCGTCCACCAGGACCCGGTGGTCAGCCGGGTCAAGCTCATCGCCGAGCCGTGGGACGTCGGCGAGGGCGGCTACCAGGTGGGCAACTTCCCGCCGCTGTGGACGGAGTGGAACGGCAAGTACCGCGACACCGTCCGCGACGTGTGGTCCGGCGCGCACGTCGGCGTCCGCGACCTCGCCTACCGGCTGACCGGCTCCTCGGACCTCTACCGCTCCGACGGCCGGCGCCCGTTCGCCAGCGTCAACTTCGTCACCGCCCACGACGGCTTCACCCTCGCCGACCTGGTCACCTACGAGCGCAAGCGCAACGAGGCCAACGGCGAGGACAACCGGGACGGCGAGAGCCACAACCGCAACTGGAACTGCGGCGTCGAGGGCCCCACCGACGACCTCGACGTGCAGGCGCTGCGCGCGCGGCAGGTGCGCAACCTCCTCGCCACGCTGCTGCTGTCGACCGGCGTGCCGATGCTCACCGCCGGCGACGAGCTCGGCCGCACCCAGGGCGGCAACAACAACGCCTACTGCCAGGACACCGAGGTCTCCTGGATCGACTGGGCCCGCGCCGACGGGGACCTGCTGGCCTTCGTCCGCCGGCTGGTGGACCTGCGCCGCCGCTCCCCGGTGCTGCGCCAGGAGGCCTTCTTCGAGGGCCACGAGATCCCCGGCACCGCGCTGCCCGGCACGCACGGCACCCGCGACCTGGCCTGGTTCGCCCCCGACGGCGGGCAGCTGACCACCGCCGACTGGTTCGACACCGGCCTGCAGACGATCGGCATGTACCTCGACGGCCGTGGCATCCGGCACCGCGACGCGCGCGGCCGGCCGGTGGTCGACGACTCCTACCTCGTGCAGCTGCACGCCGGGCCGGAGCCGGCGACCGTGGACCTGCCCGGGCCGCCGTGGTCCGACGGCTACGAGTTCGTGGTCAGCACGGAGTACCCGACCGGGGCGCCGCCGCGGCCGGCCGTCGTCGCGCCGGGGTCCATCACGGTGCCGCCGCGGACGGTCTGGCTGCTCCGCGTCCTCCGCCGCACCTGA